One region of Pseudomonas alvandae genomic DNA includes:
- a CDS encoding DUF4129 domain-containing protein — protein sequence MRLSDVTVTIRPRTTWEAMDLGVLMAQQHRRLMMTSWAIVTLPVYALLSLLLWDSPSLVVFLFWWLKPAFDRLPLYIVSKALFGETPTLKQALRQWPALLKPQLLASLTWRRLSLSRSFLMPVVQLEGLAGEAREQRLRVLLQRNGGAAQWLTIIGVHLETALWFGLMALFYLFVPQQVELEWDWQTLVAVAEHDWLWLEHLLNFLYPLLLIVWEPIYVACGFSLYLNRRTILEAWDIELVFRRLRQRLSAVAPLLLAAVMLLPLVPPAWAAEDGTAPDSPRLLNQPVTSQASRESIKAILDAPPFKNPETVTRYRFGEEAPEPAETDEAPGWLKSMFNWGAKRFETIAALIQVLLWAALVGAVAWLAWRYRERLNALVNRRPAKGQVMERPTPARMFGLDIREESLPDDVASSAEQLWSSAPREALGLLYRALLSRLHHGFGIPLKPSDTEGQVLHRVEQLQQEQLLAFSKNLTLHWQNIAYGHRPPPAHLQQELCDGWRGLFGPGASQ from the coding sequence ATGCGCCTGAGTGACGTCACCGTAACCATCCGACCGCGCACCACGTGGGAAGCCATGGACCTCGGGGTCTTGATGGCCCAGCAGCATCGACGGCTGATGATGACCAGTTGGGCCATCGTCACACTGCCGGTGTATGCGTTGCTGAGCCTGCTGCTGTGGGATTCACCGTCCCTGGTAGTGTTTCTGTTCTGGTGGCTGAAACCAGCGTTTGACCGCCTGCCCCTGTACATCGTGTCCAAGGCGTTGTTTGGCGAGACCCCCACCTTGAAACAGGCCTTGCGCCAATGGCCGGCGCTGCTCAAGCCGCAGCTGCTGGCGAGCCTGACCTGGCGCCGGCTGAGCCTGAGCCGAAGCTTCCTGATGCCCGTCGTGCAACTCGAAGGGCTCGCCGGGGAAGCACGGGAACAACGCTTGCGCGTATTGCTGCAACGCAACGGCGGCGCGGCCCAGTGGTTGACCATCATTGGCGTGCACCTGGAAACGGCCTTGTGGTTTGGCCTGATGGCCCTGTTCTATCTATTCGTGCCGCAACAAGTCGAACTGGAATGGGACTGGCAAACCCTGGTCGCCGTCGCCGAGCACGACTGGCTTTGGCTCGAACACCTGCTCAATTTCCTCTATCCGCTGTTGTTGATTGTCTGGGAGCCGATCTACGTCGCCTGCGGCTTCAGCCTCTACTTGAATCGACGCACGATTCTCGAAGCCTGGGACATCGAACTGGTGTTCCGCCGCCTGCGCCAGCGCCTGAGTGCGGTCGCCCCCCTGCTGCTGGCGGCGGTGATGCTGCTGCCGCTGGTGCCACCCGCCTGGGCCGCCGAAGATGGCACTGCACCGGACAGCCCTCGCCTGCTCAACCAACCCGTCACCAGCCAAGCCTCTCGCGAAAGCATCAAGGCCATCCTCGACGCCCCGCCCTTCAAGAACCCGGAAACCGTGACGCGCTATCGCTTTGGCGAAGAAGCCCCGGAGCCGGCCGAGACCGACGAAGCCCCGGGTTGGCTCAAATCGATGTTCAACTGGGGTGCCAAACGCTTCGAAACCATCGCTGCGCTGATCCAGGTATTGCTCTGGGCCGCCCTGGTGGGTGCGGTCGCCTGGCTGGCCTGGCGTTATCGGGAAAGACTCAACGCCCTGGTGAACCGCCGGCCGGCGAAGGGCCAGGTGATGGAGCGGCCGACGCCAGCACGGATGTTCGGCCTGGATATCCGCGAAGAAAGCCTGCCGGACGATGTCGCGTCCAGCGCCGAACAATTGTGGTCCAGCGCTCCCCGCGAGGCGTTGGGCCTGCTCTATCGGGCCCTGCTCAGCCGCTTGCACCATGGGTTCGGCATCCCATTGAAACCGTCCGACACCGAAGGCCAGGTGCTGCACCGTGTAGAGCAACTCCAGCAGGAACAGCTGTTGGCCTTCAGCAAAAACCTGACCCTGCACTGGCAGAACATTGCCTACGGACACCGTCCACCACCGGCCCATCTGCAACAGGAACTGTGCGACGGCTGGCGCGGCTTGTTCGGTCCGGGAGCTTCCCAATGA
- a CDS encoding stage II sporulation protein M, with translation MKQSLFESRHHGEWEHLSRLLDQLERNSNVAQSSDFPHVYRRLCHHLALAQARGYSSLLVDTLQQLALRGHQQLYRDRSRPTASLSAFILAGFPRLVREQWRFVLAAGLMFLGSLAAIGLLVYLFPELVYSLLGVEEISQIRSMYDPAAGHLGRSIERAASEDWVMFGYYIMHNIGIAFQTFASGLLFGLGSAFFLFFNGLTIGAVAGHLTQIGSGGTFWSFVIGHGAFELTAITLAGAAGLQLGWSLIAPGRLTRGEALRLAAGKSVLMIGGVILFLLIAAFIEAYWSSSAVTTATKYTVGTLLWLLVLGYLLFAGRGQHAPE, from the coding sequence ATGAAGCAAAGCCTTTTCGAAAGTCGCCACCATGGGGAATGGGAACACCTGTCCCGCCTGCTCGACCAGTTGGAGCGCAACAGCAACGTTGCCCAGAGCAGCGATTTCCCCCACGTCTATCGACGGCTTTGCCATCATCTGGCGCTGGCCCAGGCGCGAGGCTACAGCAGCTTGCTGGTGGACACCTTGCAACAACTGGCGCTGCGCGGCCACCAACAGCTCTACCGCGACCGCAGTCGGCCAACGGCGAGCTTGTCGGCGTTCATCCTTGCAGGCTTCCCGCGCCTGGTCCGCGAACAATGGCGATTCGTACTCGCGGCCGGCCTGATGTTCCTGGGCAGCCTGGCCGCCATCGGACTGTTGGTCTACCTGTTTCCGGAGCTGGTCTACAGCCTGCTGGGCGTCGAGGAGATCAGCCAGATCCGTAGCATGTACGACCCGGCGGCCGGGCATCTGGGACGTTCGATCGAGCGGGCCGCCAGCGAAGACTGGGTCATGTTCGGCTATTACATCATGCACAACATCGGCATCGCTTTTCAGACCTTCGCCAGCGGCTTGCTATTTGGCCTGGGCAGCGCGTTCTTCCTGTTCTTCAACGGCCTGACCATTGGCGCGGTGGCCGGGCACCTGACCCAGATCGGCTCGGGCGGGACGTTCTGGTCATTCGTGATCGGCCACGGCGCCTTCGAACTCACCGCCATTACCCTGGCCGGCGCCGCGGGCCTGCAACTGGGCTGGTCACTCATCGCGCCGGGACGCCTCACCCGGGGCGAAGCCTTGCGACTCGCCGCCGGCAAAAGCGTGCTGATGATCGGCGGCGTGATCCTCTTCCTGCTCATCGCCGCGTTCATCGAAGCCTATTGGTCCTCCAGCGCAGTGACCACCGCCACCAAGTACACCGTCGGTACGCTGTTGTGGCTGTTGGTGCTGGGTTACCTGCTGTTTGCCGGGCGAGGCCAGCATGCGCCTGAGTGA
- a CDS encoding RDD family protein: MLETPALQRNAPLPPPLDTRYQVETPEGIDLPLRPAGLMPRALAFAIDLGIRGLVLGLLFFVLAFFGELGIGLGSILLFVISWWYMVLFELFNQGRSPGKQMMGLRVVQDDGRPIGWSASLIRNLLRFVDMLPFGYAFGAISCLQHPTFKRLGDLAAGTLVVYREQPVKRPELPSARALRSPFALGLAEQRAVLGFAERQGELSEARVTELATILAVPLKVHPTGAVAELNGIARGLLGPT; the protein is encoded by the coding sequence ATGCTCGAGACACCAGCACTGCAAAGGAACGCGCCGCTGCCGCCACCACTGGACACGCGCTACCAGGTCGAAACGCCCGAAGGCATCGACCTGCCACTGCGCCCGGCGGGGCTGATGCCCCGTGCGCTGGCGTTCGCCATCGACCTGGGCATACGCGGGCTGGTGCTGGGGTTGCTGTTTTTCGTCCTGGCGTTTTTCGGCGAACTGGGCATCGGCCTGGGATCGATCCTGCTGTTCGTTATCAGCTGGTGGTACATGGTGCTGTTCGAACTGTTCAACCAGGGCCGCTCGCCGGGCAAGCAAATGATGGGATTGCGCGTGGTGCAGGACGACGGCAGGCCGATCGGCTGGTCCGCCTCGTTGATCCGCAACCTGCTGCGTTTCGTCGACATGCTGCCCTTTGGCTACGCCTTTGGCGCGATCAGTTGCCTGCAACATCCAACCTTCAAACGCCTCGGCGACCTGGCGGCCGGCACGTTGGTGGTCTATCGCGAGCAACCGGTCAAGCGCCCCGAATTGCCATCGGCCCGGGCGTTGCGTTCGCCTTTTGCCCTGGGCCTGGCCGAACAGCGCGCCGTGCTGGGTTTTGCCGAACGCCAGGGCGAACTTTCCGAAGCACGGGTCACTGAACTGGCAACGATCCTGGCCGTCCCGCTGAAGGTGCACCCCACCGGCGCCGTGGCTGAACTGAATGGCATCGCCCGCGGCCTGCTGGGGCCGACATGA
- the sbcB gene encoding exodeoxyribonuclease I produces the protein MTSIFWYDYETTGINPRCDRPLQVAGIRTDFELNEIDAPVNLYCRPSDDILPHPAACAITGITPAQLAEKGLSEADFMTRVHAQLAAPGTCGAGYNTLRFDDEMTRYSLYRNFFDPYAREWQGGNSRWDLIDLVRAAYALRPEGIVWPQEDGRVTLKLERLTAANGIDHGQAHDALSDVRATIALARLIREKQPRLYDWLFQLRSKQKVLDQIRLLQPMVHISGRFSAARNYIGVVLPLAWHPKNRNALIVCDLHLDPQGLLDHDAQILRQRLYTRREELLDGELPVPLKLIHINKCPVVAPLAVLRAEDQLRLQLDMAGVQERALRLTDAQHVWQGKLQAIYGPEDFTASEDPEQQLYSGFLGDRDRRLCEQVRMADPAQLAQGHWPFDDERLSELLFRYRARNFPDTLDPEEQARWKLFCQQRLSSPEWGAPNTLNSFDEAMAEWMGLSTSLQQEVLIQWQGYSQQLRKRFSL, from the coding sequence GTGACTTCCATCTTCTGGTACGACTACGAGACCACCGGCATCAATCCGCGGTGCGACCGCCCCTTGCAAGTGGCGGGGATCCGTACCGATTTCGAGCTCAACGAAATCGACGCGCCGGTGAACCTCTACTGCCGGCCGAGCGATGACATCCTGCCGCATCCGGCCGCCTGTGCGATCACCGGCATTACGCCGGCGCAACTGGCGGAAAAAGGCTTGAGCGAAGCCGATTTCATGACCCGAGTCCACGCGCAGTTGGCAGCGCCCGGGACCTGTGGCGCGGGCTACAACACCTTGCGCTTCGATGATGAAATGACCCGCTACAGCCTGTATCGGAATTTTTTCGACCCCTATGCCCGGGAATGGCAAGGCGGCAACAGCCGCTGGGACTTGATCGACCTGGTGCGCGCGGCCTATGCCTTGCGCCCCGAGGGCATTGTCTGGCCACAAGAGGATGGCCGCGTCACCCTCAAGCTCGAACGCCTGACCGCGGCCAACGGCATCGACCATGGCCAGGCCCATGATGCGTTGTCGGATGTACGCGCGACGATTGCCCTGGCCCGGTTGATCCGCGAGAAACAACCCCGGCTCTATGACTGGTTGTTCCAGTTGCGCAGCAAACAGAAGGTGCTGGACCAGATACGCCTGTTGCAGCCGATGGTGCACATCTCCGGGCGTTTCTCGGCGGCGCGAAACTACATCGGCGTGGTGCTGCCGCTGGCCTGGCATCCGAAGAACCGCAACGCCCTGATCGTCTGCGACTTGCACTTGGATCCCCAGGGCTTGCTGGATCATGATGCGCAGATCCTGCGTCAACGGTTGTACACCCGCCGCGAAGAGCTGCTCGACGGTGAGCTGCCGGTGCCCCTCAAACTTATTCACATCAACAAGTGCCCGGTGGTTGCACCGCTGGCTGTCTTGCGCGCCGAGGACCAACTACGGCTGCAGCTGGACATGGCGGGCGTTCAGGAGCGGGCGCTGCGGCTAACTGACGCACAACACGTCTGGCAGGGCAAACTCCAGGCTATTTATGGGCCGGAAGATTTCACCGCCAGCGAAGATCCCGAGCAGCAGTTATATTCGGGATTTCTGGGGGATCGAGATCGTCGTTTATGTGAGCAAGTTCGCATGGCGGATCCGGCTCAATTGGCGCAGGGGCATTGGCCTTTTGACGATGAACGACTGTCGGAATTATTGTTTCGATATCGTGCGCGCAACTTCCCGGACACCTTGGATCCAGAAGAACAGGCGCGCTGGAAACTATTTTGCCAGCAACGCCTGTCTTCCCCGGAGTGGGGCGCACCCAATACGTTGAACAGTTTCGATGAGGCAATGGCAGAGTGGATGGGGCTTTCTACATCATTGCAGCAAGAGGTGCTGATCCAGTGGCAAGGCTACAGCCAACAATTACGTAAGCGTTTCAGTCTTTGA
- the mvaT gene encoding histone-like nucleoid-structuring protein MvaT, producing the protein MSLINEYRATEEAIKELQARLKNLSEDDKLQKELEFEGKLRTLMGEYSKSLRDIIALLDPEAKSAKAPRGAAKTTGTKRARKVKQYKNPHNGEVIETKGGNHKTLKEWKAKWGGDVVEGWATLLG; encoded by the coding sequence ATGTCCCTGATCAACGAATACCGCGCTACAGAAGAAGCCATCAAAGAACTGCAAGCTCGCCTGAAAAACCTGTCCGAAGACGACAAACTGCAAAAAGAACTGGAATTCGAAGGCAAACTGCGCACTCTGATGGGCGAATACTCCAAGTCCCTGCGCGATATCATTGCCCTGCTGGACCCAGAAGCCAAATCGGCCAAAGCCCCTCGTGGCGCTGCAAAAACTACTGGCACCAAACGCGCTCGCAAAGTTAAGCAGTACAAAAACCCGCACAACGGCGAAGTCATCGAAACCAAAGGTGGCAACCACAAGACTCTGAAAGAGTGGAAAGCCAAGTGGGGCGGTGACGTGGTAGAAGGCTGGGCAACCCTGCTGGGCTAA
- the purU gene encoding formyltetrahydrofolate deformylase, with protein MRTFRLVIACPDRVGIVAKVSNFLASHNGWITEASHHSDNQSGWFFMRHEIRADSLPFGIEAFREAFAPIAEEFSMDWRITDTAQKKRVVLMASRESHCLADLLHRWHSDELDCDIACVISNHDDLRSMVEWHGIPYYHVPVNPQDKQPAFAEVSRLVKQHDAEVVVLARYMQILPPSLCSEYAHKVINIHHSFLPSFVGAKPYHQASMRGVKLIGATCHYVTEELDAGPIIEQDVVRVSHSDSIEDMVRFGRDVEKMVLARGLRYHLEDRVLVHGNKTVVF; from the coding sequence ATGCGCACTTTTCGGCTGGTGATCGCTTGCCCGGACCGCGTCGGTATCGTTGCTAAAGTCAGTAACTTTCTGGCGTCCCATAACGGTTGGATCACTGAAGCAAGCCATCATTCGGACAATCAGAGTGGCTGGTTCTTCATGCGCCACGAGATCCGCGCCGACTCGCTGCCCTTCGGCATCGAAGCCTTTCGCGAGGCGTTCGCCCCCATTGCCGAAGAGTTCTCGATGGACTGGCGCATCACCGATACCGCACAGAAGAAACGCGTGGTGCTGATGGCCAGTCGTGAGTCTCACTGCCTGGCTGACTTGCTGCACCGCTGGCACAGCGATGAGCTCGATTGCGACATCGCCTGCGTGATTTCCAACCATGACGACTTGCGCAGCATGGTGGAGTGGCATGGCATCCCGTACTACCACGTGCCGGTCAATCCGCAGGACAAGCAACCGGCGTTCGCCGAAGTCTCGCGCCTGGTCAAGCAGCATGATGCAGAAGTGGTGGTGCTGGCCCGCTACATGCAAATCCTGCCGCCGTCCCTGTGCAGCGAATACGCGCACAAAGTCATCAACATCCACCACAGTTTCCTGCCATCGTTCGTGGGTGCGAAGCCGTATCACCAGGCTTCGATGCGCGGCGTGAAGCTGATCGGCGCGACATGCCACTACGTGACCGAGGAGCTGGACGCCGGCCCGATCATCGAGCAGGACGTGGTACGCGTCAGCCACAGCGACAGCATCGAAGACATGGTGCGATTCGGTCGCGATGTGGAGAAGATGGTGCTGGCGCGCGGCTTGCGTTATCACCTTGAAGACCGCGTGTTGGTGCACGGCAACAAGACCGTCGTGTTCTGA
- a CDS encoding lysylphosphatidylglycerol synthase transmembrane domain-containing protein: MKRLVWLVAALLIALLVPMLVGGGEMWARVQRFPLSLLLVMLGMIVLCWGLNSVRLRLLLGEHRERIGGLKSMGVVMSTEFAMCATPGGSGGPLTLMALLARNGVRPAHGSAVFAMDQLSDLLFFLCALLGILFYALFQNLSQRLEWMLALSAVSLFGGLLCCGLVARYHRRLILLGARLLRHLRVGSSTRRRWGRKILHFLAAFTDTLKLPRQTLFQVFGLTCLHWALRYSVLYLALKGLGADLQWAWSFLIQMLSLSAGQFSLLPGGAGAAELTSAALLAPMVGKSTAAAAILIWRAVTYYFYLLAGGPVFFMMVGRPLIKKLIRLRQA, encoded by the coding sequence ATGAAGCGCCTGGTCTGGCTGGTCGCCGCCCTGCTCATCGCATTGCTGGTGCCGATGCTGGTGGGCGGCGGGGAGATGTGGGCGCGGGTGCAGCGTTTTCCCTTGTCCCTGCTGCTGGTCATGCTCGGCATGATCGTACTCTGCTGGGGCTTGAATTCAGTGCGCCTGCGCTTGCTGCTGGGGGAACATCGCGAACGCATCGGTGGCCTCAAAAGCATGGGCGTGGTGATGTCCACCGAGTTCGCCATGTGCGCGACGCCCGGCGGCAGCGGTGGACCGTTGACCCTGATGGCCTTGCTGGCGCGCAACGGTGTGCGCCCGGCCCATGGCAGCGCCGTGTTTGCCATGGATCAGTTGAGCGACTTGCTGTTTTTCCTTTGCGCCCTGTTGGGCATCCTGTTCTACGCGCTGTTCCAGAATCTCAGCCAACGCCTGGAATGGATGCTGGCGCTGAGCGCCGTGTCATTGTTCGGTGGCCTGCTCTGCTGCGGGCTCGTGGCGCGCTACCATCGTCGGCTGATTCTGTTGGGCGCGCGGTTGCTGCGCCACCTGCGCGTAGGCTCCAGCACGCGCCGGCGCTGGGGACGCAAGATCCTGCATTTCCTGGCGGCTTTCACCGACACGCTGAAGCTGCCTCGGCAGACGTTGTTCCAGGTGTTCGGCCTGACCTGCCTGCATTGGGCGCTGCGCTACAGCGTGCTCTATCTGGCGTTGAAAGGGCTGGGGGCGGATTTGCAATGGGCCTGGAGTTTCCTGATCCAGATGCTGTCCCTGAGCGCAGGACAGTTCAGCCTGCTACCGGGCGGCGCCGGTGCGGCGGAGTTGACCTCAGCGGCGTTGCTCGCGCCCATGGTGGGTAAATCCACTGCGGCGGCGGCGATTCTGATCTGGCGGGCGGTGACGTATTACTTCTATCTACTGGCCGGAGGGCCGGTGTTCTTCATGATGGTCGGGCGACCGTTGATCAAGAAGCTGATCAGGCTGCGGCAGGCGTGA
- a CDS encoding DUF2334 domain-containing protein: MTMNPSPSVLLVLHDVAPQTWPDYQPFVEAVDALGQVPMTWLVVPDFHHTNALDDHPGFRRLLDGRVERGDELVLHGYYHCDDGPPTLHPKDWFMRRVYTHEGEFYDLSEEAALARLHAGIELFQRYQWPLEGFVAPAWLMSEGTRRALRQLPLRYTSDTQHLYRLPDFTPIDAPGLVWSARSPWRRGLSKIICDQREQRWRQAPVIRLGLHPVDMRHDFSRDYWLRTLARLLEDGRMPMTKAGWLATQGLRVSHAA; the protein is encoded by the coding sequence ATGACGATGAATCCTTCCCCGAGCGTGTTGCTGGTGCTTCACGACGTCGCGCCGCAGACCTGGCCCGATTACCAGCCGTTCGTCGAGGCCGTCGACGCCCTTGGCCAGGTCCCGATGACCTGGCTGGTGGTGCCGGACTTTCACCACACCAATGCGCTGGACGATCACCCCGGTTTCCGGCGCCTGCTCGACGGCCGGGTCGAGCGCGGTGACGAACTGGTCCTGCACGGTTATTACCATTGCGATGATGGGCCGCCCACCCTTCACCCCAAGGATTGGTTCATGCGCCGGGTCTACACCCACGAAGGCGAATTCTATGATCTGTCCGAGGAGGCCGCCCTCGCCCGCCTGCATGCGGGCATCGAGCTTTTCCAGCGTTACCAATGGCCGCTGGAGGGTTTCGTCGCCCCAGCCTGGTTGATGAGCGAAGGCACTCGCCGGGCTTTGCGCCAGTTGCCCTTGCGTTACACCAGCGATACCCAGCACCTCTATCGCTTGCCGGACTTCACTCCTATCGATGCCCCGGGGCTGGTGTGGAGCGCTCGCAGCCCCTGGCGTCGGGGACTGTCGAAAATCATCTGCGACCAACGGGAACAGCGCTGGCGCCAGGCACCGGTGATCCGCCTGGGCCTGCACCCGGTGGACATGCGCCACGACTTCTCCCGGGATTATTGGCTACGCACTTTGGCACGCCTGCTCGAGGATGGCCGCATGCCCATGACCAAGGCCGGCTGGCTGGCAACCCAGGGCCTGCGGGTCAGTCACGCCGCATGA